A window of the Thunnus albacares chromosome 15, fThuAlb1.1, whole genome shotgun sequence genome harbors these coding sequences:
- the hif1aa gene encoding hypoxia inducible factor 1 subunit alpha a, giving the protein MDTGIVPEKKRVSSERRKEKSRDAARCRRGKESEVFYELAQELPLPHSVSSSLDKASIMRLIISYLRMRKLLSTDEPVAEEETELDIQLNSSYLKALEGFLMVLSEDGDMIYLSENVNKCLGLAQFDLTGHSVFDFTHPCDQEELREMLVHRTGSKKTKEQNTERSFFLRMKCTLTSRGRTVNVKSATWKVLHCSGHVRLYDSHTEQTPNGHKEPPVPYLVLICDPIPHPSNIEVPLDTKTFLSRHTMDMKFTYCDERITELMGYDPEDLLNRSVYEYYHALDSDHLTKTHHNLFAKGQVTTGQYRMLAKRGGFVWVETQATVIYNNKNSQPQCVVCVNFVLSGIQEEKLIMSLEQTEDVKPVKEEQQEEEKAVVEISQPDMSPILQKEEEKAPELDVVKLFTQAADAKPLVSLYDQLKEEPEALTLLAPAAGDTIISLDFGCPDSEIQLLKDVPLYNDVMLPSTSDKLALPLSPLPPSEPLHVTTAASEDTKTESFAPTPSTTSTSQSPSEPDSPLDFCFPIESDMSSDFKLDLVEKLFAIDTQPKTPFTKQAIDDLDLEMLAPYIPMDDDFQLRSLTPDEPLSCGPVKSLESSPLHVAQEVPSYPNSPFSSPGSQTSSPAPPEPVNPPNLATIIAKRTPQLDKEVSLRTLAAQNAQRKRKLGDIREIFGNGSLQEQLEQGKKLKASDSGTTRTILLLPSDLASRLLGSTSEGTSSPFTLPQLTRYDCEVNAPLQGRQYLLQGEELLRALDHVN; this is encoded by the exons ATGGACACAGGAATTGTACCCGAAAAGAAAAG AGTGAGTTCGGAGCGGAGGAAGGAGAAGTCAAGGGATGCTGCGCGATGCCGGCGCGGGAAGGAGTCGGAGGTGTTCTACGAGCTGGCCCAGGAGCTGCCACTGCCCCACAGTGTCAGCTCCAGTCTGGACAAGGCCTCCATCATGAGACTCATCATCAGCTACCTGCGCATGAGAAAACTTCTTAGCACTG ATGAGCCAGTGGCAGAAGAGGAAACGGAGCTGGATATCCAACTAAACAGCTCCTACCTAAAGGCTCTGGAAGGCTTTCTCATGGTGCTGTCTGAAGACGGAGATATGATCTATCTCTCTGAGAATGTCAACAAGTGCCTGGGGCTGGCACAG TTTGACCTGACTGGACACAGTGTGTTCGACTTCACACATCCCTGTGACCAGGAGGAGCTGAGGGAGATGCTGGTCCACAGAACAG GCTCCAAAAAGACCAAGGAACAAAACACAGAGCGCAGCTTCTTCCTCCGAATGAAGTGCACTCTCACAAGCAGAGGCCGCACTGTCAATGTCAAGTCGGCTACATGGAAG GTGCTCCACTGCTCAGGTCATGTGCGCTTATATGACAGCCACACTGAGCAGACTCCCAACGGCCACAAGGAGCCACCTGTCCCTTACCTGGTTTTGATCTGCGACCCCATCCCACACCCCTCCAACATTGAGGTCCCTCTGGACACCAAGACCTTTCTCAGCCGCCACACGATGGACATGAAGTTCACATATTGTGACGAGAG GATCACTGAGCTGATGGGTTACGATCCAGAGGACCTGCTGAATCGTTCTGTGTATGAGTACTATCATGCTCTAGACTCAGACCATCTCACCAAGACTCACCACAACT TGTTCGCAAAGGGCCAAGTCACCACAGGCCAATACCGGATGTTAGCCAAGAGAGGAGGCTTTGTGTGGGTGGAAACCCAGGCCACTGTCATCTACAACAACAAGAACTCTCAGCCACAGTGTGTTGTCTGTGTCAACTTTGTGCTCAG TGGCATCCAGGAGGAGAAACTGATCATGTCTCTGGAGCAGACCGAGGATGTGAAGCCAGTgaaggaggagcagcaggaagaggagaaggcTGTGGTCGAGATCAGCCAGCCAGACATGTCACCGATCctgcagaaggaggaggagaaggccCCGGAGCTGGATGTGGTCAAGCTGTTCACCCAGGCGGCTGATGCCAAGCCGTTGGTTAGCCTGTATGATCAGCTGAAGGAAGAGCCTGAGGCCCTTACCCTGCTGGCCCCAGCCGCCGGAGACACAATCATCTCCCTGGACTTCGGCTGCCCTG ATTCAGAGATCCAGCTGCTGAAGGATGTCCCTCTCTACAACGATGTAATGCTTCCCTCCACCAGTGACAAGCTGGCTCTGCCTCTTTCCCCTCTGCCGCCCAGTGAGCCTCTCCATGTCACCACCGCCGCCTCTGAGGACACAAAAACTGAGAGCTTTGCTCCAACCCCGTCCACCACATCAACCAGCCAGAGCCCCTCAGAG CCTGACAGCCCATTGGACTTTTGTTTCCCCATTGAGTCGGATATGAGCTCAGATTTCAAACTAGACTTGGTGGAGAAGCTGTTTGCCATTGATACACAACCCAAGACACCCTTCACCAAACAG GCAATAGACGACTTGGATCTGGAGATGTTAGCACCCTACATCCCCATGGATGATGACTTCCAGCTGCGCAGTTTGACCCCAGATGAGCCTCTTTCTTGTGGACCAGTCAAATCCCTGGAAAGCTCTCCTCTCCACGTCGCACAGGAAGTCCCCAGCTATCCCAACTCCCCCTTCAGCTCACCAGGCAGTCAGACCTCTTCCCCAGCACCACCCGAACCAGTAAACCCCCCTAATCTTGCCACCATCATTGCTAAGAG GACCCCACAGTTGGACAAAGAAGTCTCCCTCAGGACTCTGGCAGCCCAGAATGCACAGCGCAAAAGAAAACTGGGTGACATAAGGGAGATATTTGGAAAT ggatCTTTGCAGGAGCAACTGGAGCAGGGCAAAAAGCTGAAGGCCTCAGACTCCGGCACAACCAGGACCATACTTCTGCTGCCTTCAG ATTTGGCGAGTCGTCTGCTTGGCAGCACGTCAGAGGGCACCAGTTCCCCCTTCACCCTGCCACAGCTCACCCGCTACGACTGCGAGGTCAACGCCCCCTTACAGGGTCGCCAGTACCTGCTGCAGGGGGAGGAGCTGCTGCGCGCTCTGGACCATGTCAACTGA
- the LOC122997726 gene encoding serine protease HTRA2, mitochondrial-like isoform X2: protein MVQDMLTRRNPFSGREVPVSNGSGFIISSDGLIVTNAHVVANKRGVRVKLTNGEMYNATVQDVDPVADIATIKITAKNPLPTLTLGRSSDIRQGEFVVAMGSPFALKNTITSGIISSVQRGSKELGLSNSNMEYIQTDATIDFGNSGGPLINLDGEVIGINTMKVTAGISFAIPSDRLRLFLDQAAKRKNSWFGESDTKRRYIGVMMLTLTQSIIAELKLRDPTFPDVTHGILIHRVILGSPANRAGMLPGDVVVEINGVKVYTSEEIYQAVRSSDKITMVVQRGQELLQLQMTPEYTE, encoded by the exons ATGGTACAGGACATGCTTACCAGGCG gaaCCCATTTTCAGGACGGGAAGTCCCAGTGTCCAATGGCTCTGGTTTCATTATCAGCAGCGACGGTCTCATTGTCACCAATGCCCATGTTGTGGCCAACAAGAGAGGCGTCCGGGTGAAGCTCACCAATGGAGAGATGTACAATGCTACTGTGCAAGATGTTGACCCAGTGGCGGACATCGCCACCATCAAAATCACTGCCAAG AATCCTTTGCCCACGCTCACACTTGGTCGGTCATCTGATATCCGACAAGGAGAGTTTGTGGTCGCGATGGGAAGTCCGTTCGCCTTAAAGAATACAATCACATCAGGAATCATCAGCTCGGTACAGAGAGGCAGTAAGGAGCTGGGCCTGTCCAACTCCAACATGGAGTACATCCAGACTGATGCAACAATTGAT tttggaAACTCCGGAGGGCCCCTCATTAACTTG GACGGTGAAGTCATCGGTATAAACACCATGAAGGTCACTGCAGGGATCTCCTTCGCTATTCCATCTGATCGCCTGAGACTTTTCCTGGATCAAGCAGCAAAAAGAAAGA ATTCCTGGTTTGGTGAGTCAGACACTAAGCGGCGGTACATTGGCGTTATGATGCTGACATTGACTCAGAG CATCATCGCTGAGCTGAAGTTGAGAGACCCGACCTTCCCTGATGTGACACATGGCATCCTGATCCACAGAGTCATCTTGGGCTCCCCAGCAAACAG AGCTGGCATGTTACCGGGAGACGTTGTGGTGGAGATCAACGGGGTGAAGGTGTACACCTCAGAGGAGATCTACCAGGCCGTCCGCAGCAGTGACAAAATCACCATGGTGGTACAAAGAGGACAAGAATTGCTTCAACTGCAAATGACACCTGAATACACAGAGTGA
- the LOC122997726 gene encoding serine protease HTRA2, mitochondrial-like isoform X1: MSAAAVNRCFLSALRRHTGCQIRGLNSAAERTVSRVSSVWTCSHRGAEGHTSLDRRAAAGYRRRGGRDSSSSLLLSVSVGLGLCGAALLDRKEEEEEEEEEVDDRSASVSQRFLELILPSAHCASPFKPDSPRYKYNFIADVVEKSTPAVVYIEIVGRNPFSGREVPVSNGSGFIISSDGLIVTNAHVVANKRGVRVKLTNGEMYNATVQDVDPVADIATIKITAKNPLPTLTLGRSSDIRQGEFVVAMGSPFALKNTITSGIISSVQRGSKELGLSNSNMEYIQTDATIDFGNSGGPLINLDGEVIGINTMKVTAGISFAIPSDRLRLFLDQAAKRKNSWFGESDTKRRYIGVMMLTLTQSIIAELKLRDPTFPDVTHGILIHRVILGSPANRAGMLPGDVVVEINGVKVYTSEEIYQAVRSSDKITMVVQRGQELLQLQMTPEYTE; the protein is encoded by the exons AtgtcagcagctgctgtcaataGGTGTTTTCTATCAGCTCTGAGGAGACACACGGGCTGTCAGATCCGTGGACTAAACTCTGCGGCAGAGAGGACAGTCAGCCGGGTGTCCTCTGTCTGGACATGTAgccacagaggagcagagggacACACCAGCCTGGACAGGAGAGCTGCAGCCGGGTACAGGAGGAGAGGTGGTCgggacagcagcagctctcttCTCCTGTCTGTGTCGGTGGGTTTGGGGCTTTGTGGTGCGGCGCTTCtggacagaaaagaagaagaagaagaagaagaagaagaagtggacGACAGAAGCGCCTCAGTATCCCAGAGGTTTCTTGAACTCATCCTGCCATCAGCTCACTGTGCCTCCCCCTTTAAACCTGACAGCCCCCGGTATAAATACAACTTTATTGCAGATGTGGTCGAGAAATCCACTCCAGCTGTTGTTTACATTGAGATAGTGGGCAG gaaCCCATTTTCAGGACGGGAAGTCCCAGTGTCCAATGGCTCTGGTTTCATTATCAGCAGCGACGGTCTCATTGTCACCAATGCCCATGTTGTGGCCAACAAGAGAGGCGTCCGGGTGAAGCTCACCAATGGAGAGATGTACAATGCTACTGTGCAAGATGTTGACCCAGTGGCGGACATCGCCACCATCAAAATCACTGCCAAG AATCCTTTGCCCACGCTCACACTTGGTCGGTCATCTGATATCCGACAAGGAGAGTTTGTGGTCGCGATGGGAAGTCCGTTCGCCTTAAAGAATACAATCACATCAGGAATCATCAGCTCGGTACAGAGAGGCAGTAAGGAGCTGGGCCTGTCCAACTCCAACATGGAGTACATCCAGACTGATGCAACAATTGAT tttggaAACTCCGGAGGGCCCCTCATTAACTTG GACGGTGAAGTCATCGGTATAAACACCATGAAGGTCACTGCAGGGATCTCCTTCGCTATTCCATCTGATCGCCTGAGACTTTTCCTGGATCAAGCAGCAAAAAGAAAGA ATTCCTGGTTTGGTGAGTCAGACACTAAGCGGCGGTACATTGGCGTTATGATGCTGACATTGACTCAGAG CATCATCGCTGAGCTGAAGTTGAGAGACCCGACCTTCCCTGATGTGACACATGGCATCCTGATCCACAGAGTCATCTTGGGCTCCCCAGCAAACAG AGCTGGCATGTTACCGGGAGACGTTGTGGTGGAGATCAACGGGGTGAAGGTGTACACCTCAGAGGAGATCTACCAGGCCGTCCGCAGCAGTGACAAAATCACCATGGTGGTACAAAGAGGACAAGAATTGCTTCAACTGCAAATGACACCTGAATACACAGAGTGA